GCTCGCCGCGAGACGGCCAGCATGAGACCCGCTCCCCCGGATAAAACGAGAGGCCCAGACCGGCCACAGGATGACGCGCCACGTGCCCAGGCAGGCCAGAGCGCCAATCAGTGAGCGACCGGCCGGACCTCTCACCGCGCAGTGTCTCGCCGTCCCTGGAGACGACGCAATGAGATTCTTCGTCGGCATCGACTGGGCGAGTCGGGCCCACGCGGTCTGCATCATCGACCAGACCGGCCGTGTCCGTTGGCAGGGCTCCGTGCCGCACACCGCCGAGGGGCTCACGCAGCTCGTCGGCCGTCTGCGCCGCTTCCGTGGCCGTGGCGGCCTCCGGGTCGCCCTTGAACGGCCCTCGGGCCTGCTCGTCGACACGCTCGTCGACGCCGGGGTCGAGGTGGTGCCCATCCACCCGAACGCCCTCAAGGCCACGCGTCCCCGCTACTCCGCCGCCGGCAGCAAGAGCGACCCCGGCGATGCCTTCATCCTGGCCGATCTGCTGCGCACCGATGGCCATCGCTTCCCGACCCTGCGCCCGCCCTCGGACGACACCCGCGCCCTGCGGGCGCTCGTGCGTGGCCGCGACGACCTCGTCGCCCAGCGCCTCGCGCTCGCCAATCAGCTGCGCGCCCTGCTCGAGCGCTTCTGGCCCGGGGCGGCGGCCATCTTTGCCGACATCGACTCGCCCATCGCGCTCGCCTTCCTCGCCCGCTACCCCACGCCCCAGAGCGCCGCGCGCCTGGGCGAAAAACGCCTGGCCCAGTTCCTCGGGCAACACGCCTACTGCGGTCGCCGCCCCGTGGCCGAGCTGCTCGCGCGCCTGCGCACCGCGCCGGCCAGCCAGGTCGGCGAGGCCGAAGCCGAGGCCAGCGGCGACGTCGTCCGCGCCCTCGTCGCTGTCCTGACCCCGCTCGTCGCTCAGGTCCAGCACCTCTCCGCGGCCGTCGAGGCGGCGCTGGCTCAGCATCCGGACGGCCCCCTCGTCCAAAGCCTGCCCCGCAGCGGCGCCGTCAATGCCGCTCAGATCCTGGCCGAGCTCGGCGACGATCGCGCCCGCTTCCCCAGCGACGAACAGTTCGCCGCCGAGGGCGGCCTGGCGCCCGTCACCCATGCCTCCGGGCAGCACCACGCCGTGGTCTTCCGCTGGGCCTGCAACAAGCGCCTGCGCCGCGCCCTCACCACCTTCGCCGATAACTCCCGGCATGCCTCGCGCTGGGCCGCCCTCGTGTATCAGCGCGCCCGCGCCCGCGGCTGTCGGCATCAGCATGCAATACGCATCCTCGCCCGCGCGTGGGCCCGCATCCTTTGGCGCTGCTGGCAGGATCGCACCCCATACGACGTCCGCCGGCATCGCGCCGCCCAGGCGCTCGCCGCTGCCTGAGCGCGCGATGGTTGACACAGGATGTCTCATGCGAGGACGATCTTCTCGCCGAGGTACGCCTCGATCACCCGCGGGTCCTCGGCGACGTCGGAGGGCCGGCCCTCGGCGATCTTCTCGCCGTGGTCGAGGACCACGACGCGGTCGACCACCCGCATGAGCGTCGCCATGATGTGCTCGACCCAGACGATCGTGATCCCGAGCTCGCCGCGGATCCGCTTGAGCATTTCGGTGGCGCCACTCATCTCCGTGGGGTCGAGCCCGCCGAGGCTCTCGTCCGCGAGCAGGAGCTTCGGGCCGGTGGCGAGCGCCCGGGCGAGCTCGAGCTTCTTCAGGCCGCCCGCGCCGAGGAGGTTGGGGGAGGCGGCGGGGTCGGCGGGCAGGCCCACCAGCTCCAGGATCTCACGCGCGCGGCGCCGGGCGGAGGCCTCGTCGGTCCGCCGTGCCGAGCCGAAGTGGGCCGCGACGGCGACGTTCTCGAGGATCGAGAGCTTGCGGAAGGGCCGCGGAATCTGAAAGGTCCGCGCGATCCCGCGGTGGCAGATCGCGTCGGGCGTGAGGCCGGTAAGCTCCCCGCCGCGGAGCGTGATCGAGCCCGCCGTCGGCGCGAGGGCGCCGGAGATGCAGTTGAAGCAGGTGGTTTTCCCGGAGCCATTCGGCCCGATGAGGCCGAGGATCTCGCCCTCGGCGACGTCGAAGGAGACGGTGTTGAGCGCGATGAACCCGCCGAAGCGCTTCGTCAGCGCGGAGATCGTCAGCACCGTGCTATTCGAGCGGCGGCTCTGCCGCCGCAACCCTGTCGCGGGGGGGAGGTATCGGAAGGGGGGGCGAAGCCCCCCCTCCGAGTCTTATCGCGCTGCAAACGGCGAGGACGCCGGGAGCGGCAGGACGGGCGGGGCCGTCGCCACGGTCTTGGGGAAGACCAGCTCGAACTTTCCCTCGATGATCTGGAAGACGGCGGGGAACGCGCGTTGGTTCTGGCCCGCGAACCGGTGTCCGGGCGGGTAGAACTTCACACCGTAGCCCTGCATGGTGCCGCCCTCGGCGATGTCGGTCTCGCGCGCCGCCGCGGCCAGCGCGTCGGGGCCGATGCCGCCGTGTTTCTGGATCGCGCGCGGCAGCACGTCGTTCAGGAGGATCCACAGGTTGTTGAAGCCCATCGAGATGTGCGGCGCGATGGCGGCCGTCGGGGCGTTGGGATCGTACAGCGCCTTGTAGCGCTTCACCATCTCGGCGGTGAGCTCGCCGACGCCCGGCTTGAGCTTCTTGGGATCGAGGAGCTGCGAGGCGATCGGGTCGAGCGTGTGGAAGAACTCCACGTCCTTGCCGAAGGCCTCCTTGAGCTTGTCGAGCTGGCTGTGGCCCGCGCCGTGGCCGATGTAGGCCCGGACACGCAGCCCCTGCTCCTTAGCCTGGCGCAGGAAGAGCGAGATGTCGGGGTTGTACCCCGTGTGATAGAGGACGTCGGGCCGGGCCGCGCGGAGCTTCGTCACGAGCGACGAGAGGTCGGGCGCGTTGATCGAGTACCCTTCCTTCAGCACCACGTTCAACCCCAGCTCCTTCGCCTTCAGCTCGTTGCCGAGCGCGACGTCGGTGCCGTACGCGCCGTCCTCGTAGATGATCGCCAGCCGGAGGTCCCTGGGCGCCTTCTTGAGCTTCTCCTGGGAGTACTCGGCGATGTACTGCACCGAGAGCTCGCCGAACTGCGTGCCGGTCGGCTGCGGGCGGAACGTGTACTGGAGGTTGCGGCCGTCGAAGACCTTCGACGAGATCGCGGTGGTGATCCACAGGAACCTCTTCTGCCTGTCGACCTTCTCGGCGAGCGGCACCGCGTGGGCGCTCGAGTAGACGCCCGCGAGGATGTCGACCTTCTCGACGTTCAGCAGGCGCTCGGCCTCGTTGATCGCGATCTCGGCCTTCGACTGGCTGTCGCCGTCGACCTGGACGATCTTGTACTTGCCGAGCACGCCGCCGCGTTCGTTGAAGTAGTCGATGATCATTTTCGCGCCGCGCCAGCAGTTGAGAGACCCGGCGGCCGAGAACGGGCCCGTGTGGTCGTAGAGGACGCCGATCTTGATCGTCTGGCTCTGGGCGTCGACGCGCGGCATCGCCGGCCAGAGGACCGCGGCGCCGGCGAGCCCCAGCGCCGCCAGGATCCGGAGTGATCTCATGCGCGGTTACCTCCTCGAGCCGAAAAGTGGCCGTAACGTTAACACGTCTTGCGGAAGAGGACCATCCATTCCTGGCCCTGGCGCCGCGGGATCGAGCGCAACGGCGCTCCGGCGCGCTCGATCCGGAACGGTCCCGCGAACATGCGGCGCACCTCGCTGCGCGCGATGGGAAAGGGCGGGCCGCCCTTGCCCCGCCGGATCGGATAGAAGCACGCGAGGAGCCAGCCGCCGGGCCGGAGGATCGCGGACATCGCGCGGACGTACTCGCGGCGGCGCGCGGGATCGATCGCACAGAAGCACGTGTATTCCCACACGCCGTCGAAGCTGTTGGCGTGGTCGCGGCCGAGAGTGAAGATGTCGCGCTGCTCGAACGCCGCCGTGACGCGCTCCGCCTTCGCCCGGGCCCGCGCCTCTCGGATCGCGGTGGGCGAGAAGTCGAAGCCCACGGCCGCGTGGCCGCGCCGCACCAGATAGCGCACGTCGTGCCCGCGCCCGCACCCGGGGACCGCCACACGGCCCGGCGGGAGCGGCGTGGATTCCATGAAGTCCACGAGCGTCGGCGCGGGCCGGCCGAGCTCCCAGCCGTCGCCGCGGCGCGCGTAGAGATCGGTCCAGAACTCGGCGGTGCTCACGCCGGCCACTGCAGGCCCTCGAAGTCGTCGATGACCGACGCGGCGCCGGCCGCGCGCAGCTCGTCCTCGGTGTGCGCGGTGGTCAGGCCGATCACGCGCATGCCCGCGCGTCGGGCCGCCTGCACGCCGACGACCGAGTCCTCGAAGACGAGGCACGCGCCGGGCGTGACCCCGAGGCCCTCGGCGGCGCGCAGGTAGACCTCGGGGTCGGGCTTGCCGAACCGCACGTCCTCCGCGGCGACGACGACCTCGAAGCTCTCGCGGAGGCCGAGCGGGCCGAGCAGGCGATCCACGTCGTCGCGCGAGGCGGAGGTGGCGACGGCGCGAGGCACGGCTGCGGCGTCGAGCGCGTCGAGGAAGGCGGCGACGCCCCGGACCGCGGGGAGGCCCCGGCGCGAGAGCCGGAGGTAGTGATTGCGCTTGCGGTCGGCGAGGCGCGCGGCCTCCGGCCAGGGCAGCGGGCGCCCGAGGAGGAGCGGCACGGCCTCGTTGCCCGGGCGGCCGATCGTGAGGCGCCAGTAGTCCGGCCGCACGGGCGTGGTCCCGAGCTCCTCGAGCAGCACGCGCCACGCTTCGCGGTGGTGGGCGCCCGAGTCGATCAGCACGCCGTCCATGTCGAAGATGACGCCGCGCGAGGGCGCTCGAGCCACTTCATCGCTTGCCTCGTCGCGAGGACCGGGCCTCGGCCCGCGCGTCACCTGAGCCGGTACAGCGGGACGAGGGCGCGGAAGGTCTCGAGCGCGGCGGCGCGGTACTGCGCCTCGGTCCAGCGCGCGGCCTCCTCCGCGGGAACGGCGCGGCCGATGACGAGCTGGCCGTCGCGCGTCCGCATGAGCTCGTCGCCGAGGTCGGCGAGCGCGTCGGGCGCCAGGTCCGCGAGCGGCGCCGCGGGCTCCTCGTCGTGCTCGTTCTTGAACCACGCGAGGTTCTTCACGCGGCGGAGGACCGGGGCCAGCCGCGGGGCGCTCCGCTTCCACGCCGCCGCCCAGCGCCGCTTGTCGGCGTGCTCGGGGCCCACCTCGAAGAGGAAGCGCACGCGGCGGCGGGAGATGGCGATCTTGAAGTGGCAGTGCTTCTTGTAGCCGCGCGCGTCCGGACCGAAGGCCACCCACGTGTCGTCGGGCGGGTTGACGGTCCGCCGGGCGTGCTTCGCGACGTGCGCGAAGACCTCCGCGCCCGCGGACCGGCTGACCGCGGGCGCCAGGCCGTGGCCGAGCGTCTCGAGCTTCGGGCGGACGCGGCCCCGGATCTCGTCCATGCGGGCCCGGAACCCCGTCACGTCGAACACCTTGAAGTCCCCTGCGACGAATGCACCTGACGGCATCGGCGTTCTCCTCGGCCGGCTCGGCGAAAGAACCTCCCTGGGAGCGGGGGTTAATATAAGGGCTCAGGTCGCGGCTGTAAACGGCGACGAAAGGAGATCCCATGTTCCACAACCTCCGCGAGGGCGGCATCGTCCGGCAGCTCGCGCCCGGCGTCACCGCGCGGATCTTTCCGGGCGTGAACGCGATGCTGTCGATCGTGACGCTGGACCCGCACGCGACGTCGCCCGTGCACTCGCATCCGAACGAGCAATGGGGTGTCTGCCTCGAGGGCGAGTGGATCCGCGTCCAGGACGGCGTCGAGCACCACGTGCGGGCCGGCGACTTCTGGCAGACGCCGCCGCACGTCCCGCACGGCGGCCGCGCCCTGGACACCCGCTGCGTCGTCCTCGACATCTTCGCGCCGCCGCGCGAGGAGTACCGCCAGCCCGGGCAGGGGCTCGGCGCCGCCCGGGTGGACCCGGCGCGCGCGTGATCCGGGTCCTCGAGCTCCTCACGACGAGCACGCTCGGCGGCGGCCCGCGGCAGGTCTACGACCTCGTGCGCCGCCTGCCGCGTGACGAGTTCGAGGTCGCCGTCGCGGCGCCGCGCGACGGCGCGTTCTTCGAGCGCTTCGGCCGGCTCGGCGTCGGCGTCGTGGAGGTCCGGGCGAACCGACTCAGCGTCGGCGCTCTCGTTGCCACGGTCAGGCTCGTGAGCCGGCTCGGGATCCAGGTGATCCACTCGCACGGCAAGGGCGCCGGCGTCCACGGGCGCCTCGCCGCGCGGATCACGGGCGTGCCCGCCGTCCACACCTTCCACGGCATCCACTACGAGCGCTACGCGCCGGGCGTGGCGCGGGCCTACCTCCAGCTCGAGCGTCGGCTCTCGCGCTGGACCCGCACCGTCATCAACGTCTCCGCGGCGCAGGCGGCCGAGGGGCTCGCCCTCGCGCTCTTCGCGCCGGCGCAGAGCGCCACGATCGTCAACGGCGTGGACCTCGACGAGCAGGACCGCGTGATCGCGCGCTCGCCGATTCCGCGCGAGGGGCTGGGGCTGGCGCCCGACCTGTTCGTGCTGGGCACCGTCGCGCGCTTCGACCCGGTCAAGCGGCTCGACACGCTCCTGGGCGCGCTCCGCGCCCTCGAGCGCCCGCGGGCGGCGCTGCTCCTCGTGGGCGGCGGGCCCGAGGGCGGCCGGCTCCGGCGGCTCGCGGCCGGCGCGCGCCTCGATGGCCGCGTGATCTTCGCGGGCTGGCTCGACGATTCCGCGCGCGCCTACCCGGCGATCGACCTCTACGCCTCGACCTCGCAGAAGGAGGGGCTGCCGCTCGCGGTCCTCGAAGCGATGGGCGCCGGCCTCGCGGTCGTCGCGACCGACGTCCCGGGCCACCGCGACGTCGTCCGTCACGGGGAGACCGGCCTCCTCGTCCCGCCCGGCGACGCACGCGCCTTCGCCGCCGCGGTCGCGGCGCTCATGGACGACCCGGCGCGGCGCGGGCGCATGGGGCAGGCGGGGCGCGAGCGCGTGCGGCGCGAGTTCGGCATCGGCCCGATGGTCGAGAAGACGGCCGCGGTCTACCGCGCGGCCGCGCTACAATCGGCGTCGTGAGCGACCTCTTCCTCGTCACCGGGGGCGCGGGGTTCATCGGCTCGCACCTCGTCGCGCGCCTCCTCGCGGACGGCGCGCGCGTGCGGGTGCTCGACAACTTCTCGACGGGCACGCGCGCGAACCTGCCCTTCGCGGCGAAGGCCGGCCGGCGACTCGAGGTGGTCCGCGGGGACCTCCGCAACCGCGCGGCCGTCGAGCGGGCGGCGCGCGGCGCGCGGGCGATCTTCCACCAGGCCGCGATGCGCTCGGTGCCGCGCTCGGTGAAGGACCCGCTCGGCGCCAACGAGAACAACGTCACGGGCACGCTGCACGTGTTCCAGGCCGCGCGGCGCTGCCGGGTCCCCCGCGTCGTCTTCGCGTCGTCGTCGTCGGTGTACGGCGCGCGGCCCGACCTGCCGAAGCGCGAGGAGCAGCCGCCGGCGCCGATCTCGCCGTACGCGGTGTCCAAAGCCGCCGGCGAGCAGTACGCGGCGGTGTGGACGCGTCTCTTCGGGGTCGAGACCGTCGGGCTCCGCTACTTCAACGTCTTCGGCCCGCGCCAGGACCCGAAGTCCGAGTACGCGGCGGTGATCCCTCGCTTCATCCTGCGGGCGCTCCGCGGCCGGCCGCTCGAGGTGCACGGCGACGGCACCCAGTCGCGTGACTTCACCTACATCGACAACGTCGTCGACGCGAACGTGCTGGCGGCGCGCGCGCCCGGCGCGGGCGGCGAGGTCTTCAACGTCGGCTGCGGCGACCACGTGAGCCTGCTCGAGCTCGTCGCCAAGCTCGAGGCGATCCTCGGGCGGCGGCTCGAGCGGAAGCACACGCCGCCGCGCGCGGGCGACGTCCCGCACACGCTCGCGGACCTCACGAAGGCCAAGCGGCTGCTCGGCTACACGCCCCTCGTCGCCTTCGACGAGGGGCTCCGGCGGACGGTCGAGTACTTCAAGACGTTCAAGGGATAGACGAGGAGGACTCCGCGATGCGCCACGCCGCCCGCCTGATGGTCCTGGCACCGCTCGCGCTCGCCCTGGTCGCCGCGCCCGGCGCGGCCCACGCCCAGGGGACGCTGGTCGTCCAGAACAGCACCGAGCCGCCCGGCCTCGACCTGACCGCCACGCCGGCGTCGGCGACGGCGGCCGTGGTCCTCTACAACATCCAGGAGTGCCTCGTGAAGGTGGACCGCCACGGCAAGCTCGTGCCGTGGCTCGCCGAGCGCTGGCACACGACGGACAACCGGAACTACACCTTCTTCCTGAAGCGCGGCGTCCGGTTCCACAACGGCCGCGAGCTCCGGGCGGCGGACGTGAAGTTCGTCTTCGACCGCGCGATGAACCCGGAGACGAAGCACCCGTACCCGGACTACTACGCGGCCATCGGGGACATCATCGTCAAGGACGACTACACGATCACGTTCGCGCTCAAGAGCCTGAACGCGAACTTCCTCCTCAACCTGGCGCGCCAGGGTTCGGTCATCTATCCGCGGGAGGCCGTGGAGACGCTGAAGAGCGAGCCGATCGGCACCGGGCCGTTCCGCTTCGCCGAGTGGGTGCGCGGCGACCGCATCGTGCTCGCCCGGAGCCCGGAGTACCACGTGAAGGGACTCCCGAAGCTCGACAAGGTGGTGTTCCGGTTCATCGCCGACCCGAACGCGACCCTCGCCGCGCTCAAGGCCGGCGACGTGGACGCGTCGCTCTTCGGCCTCGGGCCCGAGCACGTGCAGGAGCTGCAGAAGGACCCGCGCTTCCAGGTGATCGTCGGCGACACGACCAACGACGTGGTCCTGGCGATGAACAACTCGCGCAAGCCGTACGCCGACGTGCGCGTCCGGCGGGCGCTGACCCACGCGATCGACAAGCAGGACGTGCTGAAGGGCGCGATGTTCGGGATGGGACGCATCCTCGGCAGCAACGTGGATCCGCTCAACCCCTACTTCGTGGACCTCGCCGGCGCGATGCCCTACGACCCGGCGAGGGCGAAGAAGCTCCTCGCCGAGGCGGGCTACCCGAACGGCTTCGACACGGTGCTGAAGGTCTCGCCGCAGTACTACTACACCGTGCGGAGCGGGGAGATCATCGCCGACCAGCTGCAGAAGGTCGGCGTGCGGGTGAAGATCGAGCAGATCGAATGGGGCCAGTGGATCGCGCGCGTCTGGCGCGAGGCCGAGTACGACCTGACGATCATCGGCCACGCCGAGGCCTGGGACATCGGCAACTACGCGAAGCCGAAGTACTACTTCCGCTACGACAGCGCGAAGTTCCAGGACCTCTTCAGGACGTCGGAGGTCACGCTCGACGGGCCGGCGCGCCGCGACCTCTACGTCCAGATGCAGAAGATGCTCGTCGCGGACGCGCCGGTGGTCTGGCTCTTCATGCACCCGCGGCTGCTCGTCGCGAAGAAGGGACTCCAGGGCTTCTGGAAGGACCTGCCGATCCCGGCGGCCGACCTCTCCGAAGTCGCGTGGGCGAAGTAGCCGCGACGGTCGCGTAGGCGCGTGCGGCGGTACGTCCTGCGGCGGGTCGCGACGCTCGTCGCGACCCTCGTCTTCGTCTCGG
The sequence above is drawn from the Candidatus Methylomirabilota bacterium genome and encodes:
- a CDS encoding IS110 family transposase — encoded protein: MRFFVGIDWASRAHAVCIIDQTGRVRWQGSVPHTAEGLTQLVGRLRRFRGRGGLRVALERPSGLLVDTLVDAGVEVVPIHPNALKATRPRYSAAGSKSDPGDAFILADLLRTDGHRFPTLRPPSDDTRALRALVRGRDDLVAQRLALANQLRALLERFWPGAAAIFADIDSPIALAFLARYPTPQSAARLGEKRLAQFLGQHAYCGRRPVAELLARLRTAPASQVGEAEAEASGDVVRALVAVLTPLVAQVQHLSAAVEAALAQHPDGPLVQSLPRSGAVNAAQILAELGDDRARFPSDEQFAAEGGLAPVTHASGQHHAVVFRWACNKRLRRALTTFADNSRHASRWAALVYQRARARGCRHQHAIRILARAWARILWRCWQDRTPYDVRRHRAAQALAAA
- a CDS encoding ABC transporter ATP-binding protein, translated to MLTISALTKRFGGFIALNTVSFDVAEGEILGLIGPNGSGKTTCFNCISGALAPTAGSITLRGGELTGLTPDAICHRGIARTFQIPRPFRKLSILENVAVAAHFGSARRTDEASARRRAREILELVGLPADPAASPNLLGAGGLKKLELARALATGPKLLLADESLGGLDPTEMSGATEMLKRIRGELGITIVWVEHIMATLMRVVDRVVVLDHGEKIAEGRPSDVAEDPRVIEAYLGEKIVLA
- a CDS encoding ABC transporter substrate-binding protein; translation: MRSLRILAALGLAGAAVLWPAMPRVDAQSQTIKIGVLYDHTGPFSAAGSLNCWRGAKMIIDYFNERGGVLGKYKIVQVDGDSQSKAEIAINEAERLLNVEKVDILAGVYSSAHAVPLAEKVDRQKRFLWITTAISSKVFDGRNLQYTFRPQPTGTQFGELSVQYIAEYSQEKLKKAPRDLRLAIIYEDGAYGTDVALGNELKAKELGLNVVLKEGYSINAPDLSSLVTKLRAARPDVLYHTGYNPDISLFLRQAKEQGLRVRAYIGHGAGHSQLDKLKEAFGKDVEFFHTLDPIASQLLDPKKLKPGVGELTAEMVKRYKALYDPNAPTAAIAPHISMGFNNLWILLNDVLPRAIQKHGGIGPDALAAAARETDIAEGGTMQGYGVKFYPPGHRFAGQNQRAFPAVFQIIEGKFELVFPKTVATAPPVLPLPASSPFAAR
- a CDS encoding methyltransferase domain-containing protein, translating into MAGVSTAEFWTDLYARRGDGWELGRPAPTLVDFMESTPLPPGRVAVPGCGRGHDVRYLVRRGHAAVGFDFSPTAIREARARAKAERVTAAFEQRDIFTLGRDHANSFDGVWEYTCFCAIDPARRREYVRAMSAILRPGGWLLACFYPIRRGKGGPPFPIARSEVRRMFAGPFRIERAGAPLRSIPRRQGQEWMVLFRKTC
- a CDS encoding HAD family phosphatase, with product MARAPSRGVIFDMDGVLIDSGAHHREAWRVLLEELGTTPVRPDYWRLTIGRPGNEAVPLLLGRPLPWPEAARLADRKRNHYLRLSRRGLPAVRGVAAFLDALDAAAVPRAVATSASRDDVDRLLGPLGLRESFEVVVAAEDVRFGKPDPEVYLRAAEGLGVTPGACLVFEDSVVGVQAARRAGMRVIGLTTAHTEDELRAAGAASVIDDFEGLQWPA
- a CDS encoding DUF1054 family protein: MPSGAFVAGDFKVFDVTGFRARMDEIRGRVRPKLETLGHGLAPAVSRSAGAEVFAHVAKHARRTVNPPDDTWVAFGPDARGYKKHCHFKIAISRRRVRFLFEVGPEHADKRRWAAAWKRSAPRLAPVLRRVKNLAWFKNEHDEEPAAPLADLAPDALADLGDELMRTRDGQLVIGRAVPAEEAARWTEAQYRAAALETFRALVPLYRLR
- a CDS encoding cupin domain-containing protein codes for the protein MFHNLREGGIVRQLAPGVTARIFPGVNAMLSIVTLDPHATSPVHSHPNEQWGVCLEGEWIRVQDGVEHHVRAGDFWQTPPHVPHGGRALDTRCVVLDIFAPPREEYRQPGQGLGAARVDPARA
- a CDS encoding glycosyltransferase, coding for MIRVLELLTTSTLGGGPRQVYDLVRRLPRDEFEVAVAAPRDGAFFERFGRLGVGVVEVRANRLSVGALVATVRLVSRLGIQVIHSHGKGAGVHGRLAARITGVPAVHTFHGIHYERYAPGVARAYLQLERRLSRWTRTVINVSAAQAAEGLALALFAPAQSATIVNGVDLDEQDRVIARSPIPREGLGLAPDLFVLGTVARFDPVKRLDTLLGALRALERPRAALLLVGGGPEGGRLRRLAAGARLDGRVIFAGWLDDSARAYPAIDLYASTSQKEGLPLAVLEAMGAGLAVVATDVPGHRDVVRHGETGLLVPPGDARAFAAAVAALMDDPARRGRMGQAGRERVRREFGIGPMVEKTAAVYRAAALQSAS
- a CDS encoding SDR family oxidoreductase translates to MSDLFLVTGGAGFIGSHLVARLLADGARVRVLDNFSTGTRANLPFAAKAGRRLEVVRGDLRNRAAVERAARGARAIFHQAAMRSVPRSVKDPLGANENNVTGTLHVFQAARRCRVPRVVFASSSSVYGARPDLPKREEQPPAPISPYAVSKAAGEQYAAVWTRLFGVETVGLRYFNVFGPRQDPKSEYAAVIPRFILRALRGRPLEVHGDGTQSRDFTYIDNVVDANVLAARAPGAGGEVFNVGCGDHVSLLELVAKLEAILGRRLERKHTPPRAGDVPHTLADLTKAKRLLGYTPLVAFDEGLRRTVEYFKTFKG
- a CDS encoding ABC transporter substrate-binding protein codes for the protein MRHAARLMVLAPLALALVAAPGAAHAQGTLVVQNSTEPPGLDLTATPASATAAVVLYNIQECLVKVDRHGKLVPWLAERWHTTDNRNYTFFLKRGVRFHNGRELRAADVKFVFDRAMNPETKHPYPDYYAAIGDIIVKDDYTITFALKSLNANFLLNLARQGSVIYPREAVETLKSEPIGTGPFRFAEWVRGDRIVLARSPEYHVKGLPKLDKVVFRFIADPNATLAALKAGDVDASLFGLGPEHVQELQKDPRFQVIVGDTTNDVVLAMNNSRKPYADVRVRRALTHAIDKQDVLKGAMFGMGRILGSNVDPLNPYFVDLAGAMPYDPARAKKLLAEAGYPNGFDTVLKVSPQYYYTVRSGEIIADQLQKVGVRVKIEQIEWGQWIARVWREAEYDLTIIGHAEAWDIGNYAKPKYYFRYDSAKFQDLFRTSEVTLDGPARRDLYVQMQKMLVADAPVVWLFMHPRLLVAKKGLQGFWKDLPIPAADLSEVAWAK